One window from the genome of Gopherus evgoodei ecotype Sinaloan lineage chromosome 2, rGopEvg1_v1.p, whole genome shotgun sequence encodes:
- the LOC115646448 gene encoding serpin B4-like isoform X1, with translation MSSISEATTKFCLDLFKALNEDYPSENIIHSPLSISAALGMVLLGARGDTAAQIQKVLRFTELRENENPGTGRSSEATSDVPGDQCDIPGGIHSQFNDIFSAINKPTTCYELANANRLYGEKTFNFLQQYLSCIQKLYQAELKPSDFRNAAEETRKQINLWVETFTKGKIKDLFVQDSLSADTVLVLVNAVYFKGQWAVEFKKENTKERPFQINKTTSKPVQMMYHQGTYKIATIEEHHSQVLELPYKGGDLSMYILLPKDYMGLTQLEKELTYEKLSTWISPNHLKEDEVEVALPRFKIETTAQLNKYLKALGMTDVFHQRVSDLSGMAEVGRLFVSHIVHKAYIEVNEEGTVAAAATGIGISTTSLRIPVQFVADHPFLFFIRHQKTKCILFYGRFSSP, from the exons ATGAGCTCCATCAGTGAAGCAACTACCAAATTTTGCCTTGACCTTTTCAAAGCACTGAATGAAGATTATCCATCTGAAAATATCATCCATTCTCCTCTGAGTATCTCAGCTGCCCTGGGCATGGTCCTTCTTGGGGCCAGAGGTGATACTGCTGCCCAGATACAAAAG GTTCTTCGCTTCACTGAACTTAGAGAAAATGAAAATCCAGGAACAGGAAGATCTTCAGAAGCAACAAGTGAT GTTCCTGGTGATCAGTGTGATATACCTGGAGGGATTCATTCCCAGTTTAATGACATCTTCTCAGCAATCAACAAACCTACCACTTGCTACGAGCTGGCTAATGCCAACAGACTGTATGGAGAAAAGACATTCAATTTTCTTCAG CAATACCTATCCTGCATACAAAAGTTATACCAGGCTGAATTGAAACCATCTGATTTTcgaaatgctgcagaggaaaccAGAAAGCAGATAAATTTGTGGGTTGAAACCTTTACAAAGG GTAAAATCAAGGATCTCTTTGTCCAAGACAGTCTTTCTGCTGATACTGTGTTAGTTCTCGTGAATGCTGTCTACTTCAAAGGGCAATGGGCAGTGgaatttaagaaagaaaacacCAAAGAAAGACCTTTTCAGATTAACAAG ACTACAAGTAAACCTGTGCAGATGATGTACCATCAGGGCACGTACAAAATAGCTACAATAGAGGAGCATCACAGTCAGGTGCTTGAACTCCCATACAAGGGTGGTGACCTGAGTATGTATATACTGCTGCCAAAAGACTACATGGGTCTAACACAG CTGGAAAAGGAACTTACCTATGAGAAATTATCAACTTGGATTAGCCCCAACCATTTGAAAGAAGATGAAGTGGAGGTGGCTCTTCCTCGGTTCAAAATTGAGACAACTGCTCAACTTAACAAATATTTAAAGGCTTTAGGAATGACTGATGTGTTTCACCAGAGAGTATCAGATTTATCTGGAATGGCAGAAGTAGGTCGCCTGTTTGTGAGTCACATTGTCCATAAGGCTTATATAGAGGTCAATGAAGAGGGCACTGTGGCAGCAGCTGCAACTGGAATTGGAATAAGTACAACCTCACTACGTATTCCTGTACAGTTTGTAGCTGATCACCCTTTCCTCTTCTTTATCAGACACCAAAAAACCAAATGCATTCTCTTCTATGGTAGATTTTCTTCCCCTTAA
- the LOC115646448 gene encoding serpin B4-like isoform X2: MSSISEATTKFCLDLFKALNEDYPSENIIHSPLSISAALGMVLLGARGDTAAQIQKVLRFTELRENENPGTGRSSEATSDVPGDQCDIPGGIHSQFNDIFSAINKPTTCYELANANRLYGEKTFNFLQQYLSCIQKLYQAELKPSDFRNAAEETRKQINLWVETFTKGKIKDLFVQDSLSADTVLVLVNAVYFKGQWAVEFKKENTKERPFQINKTTSKPVQMMYHQGTYKIATIEEHHSQVLELPYKGGDLSMYILLPKDYMGLTQSMLVSIGCLESGRAKPAHC; this comes from the exons ATGAGCTCCATCAGTGAAGCAACTACCAAATTTTGCCTTGACCTTTTCAAAGCACTGAATGAAGATTATCCATCTGAAAATATCATCCATTCTCCTCTGAGTATCTCAGCTGCCCTGGGCATGGTCCTTCTTGGGGCCAGAGGTGATACTGCTGCCCAGATACAAAAG GTTCTTCGCTTCACTGAACTTAGAGAAAATGAAAATCCAGGAACAGGAAGATCTTCAGAAGCAACAAGTGAT GTTCCTGGTGATCAGTGTGATATACCTGGAGGGATTCATTCCCAGTTTAATGACATCTTCTCAGCAATCAACAAACCTACCACTTGCTACGAGCTGGCTAATGCCAACAGACTGTATGGAGAAAAGACATTCAATTTTCTTCAG CAATACCTATCCTGCATACAAAAGTTATACCAGGCTGAATTGAAACCATCTGATTTTcgaaatgctgcagaggaaaccAGAAAGCAGATAAATTTGTGGGTTGAAACCTTTACAAAGG GTAAAATCAAGGATCTCTTTGTCCAAGACAGTCTTTCTGCTGATACTGTGTTAGTTCTCGTGAATGCTGTCTACTTCAAAGGGCAATGGGCAGTGgaatttaagaaagaaaacacCAAAGAAAGACCTTTTCAGATTAACAAG ACTACAAGTAAACCTGTGCAGATGATGTACCATCAGGGCACGTACAAAATAGCTACAATAGAGGAGCATCACAGTCAGGTGCTTGAACTCCCATACAAGGGTGGTGACCTGAGTATGTATATACTGCTGCCAAAAGACTACATGGGTCTAACACAG AGCATGCTTGTATCTATCGGGTGTCTGgaaagtgggcgggcaaagcccgcccactgctaa